One Oncorhynchus masou masou isolate Uvic2021 chromosome 18, UVic_Omas_1.1, whole genome shotgun sequence DNA window includes the following coding sequences:
- the LOC135504172 gene encoding nuclear envelope integral membrane protein 1-like encodes MAGFLKWKNGPLSEIVFIIVLFCILSTQQTSGSKINIVNIKDGQESAKTGSNHYCYLNPIVPGWKETWTRIQVRVWSSNQLKVTVVEDEEKLQELEHFSVWGLVQYLMHEQTNETTLSISLFSPKTCFKIKPIDPTAIYTVKPTRKFDVFLFVTFLAGVLLFIFADSLSRSQVFYYSAGMSTGMIASLIILIFIMARFLPKKSPFYVVIVGGWSFSVYVIQLVFRNLQLILKEHWHVAFGYAAVVGFISFAVCYRHGPLVEERSINILSWTLQFFGLLLIYAGIQVQQVALATIIATFCSKNLEYPVSLLLLAWHKVKPTLRWKPEPRRLLTEEEFQKQGEEETQHALEELRKYCSSPDFSTWKTVSRLQSPKRFADFVEGSPHLISNEVSVHAQEYGSFFEDDFFDTDEDNDEENMVNGLKRGDLGWNDRDL; translated from the exons ATGGCGGGATTCCTGAAATGGAAAAATGGACCTCTCTCCGAAATAGTTTTTATAATTGTGCTTTTTTGTATATTAAGTACGCAACAAACCTCAG GAAGTAAGATCAACATAGTCAATATCAAAGATGGCCAAGAGTCTGCCAAAACAGGGTCAAATCACTACTGCTATCTCAACCCCATTGTCCCAGGTTGGAAGGAAACATGGACAAGAATCCAG GTTCGAGTATGGAGCTCAAACCAGCTGAAGGTAACTGTTGTGGAGGATGAGGAGAAGCTGCAGGAGCTAGAACATTTCAGTGTCTGGGGTCTGGTGCAGTACCTAATGCATGAGCAGACCAATGAAACCACCCTCAGCATCAGCCTGTTCAGCCCAAAGACCTGCTTCAAGATCAAACCCATCGACCCTACAGCAATATACACTGTAAAGCCCACACGAA AGTTTGATGTTTTCCTATTTGTGACATTCTTGGCTGGAGTGCTGCTGTTCATCTTTGCAGACTCGCTTAGCAG GAGTCAGGTATTCTATTACTCTGCTGGCATGAGCACAGGTATGATTGCCTCCCTCATCATTCTCATCTTCATCATGGCACGGTTTTTGCCAAAG AAAAGCCCATTTTACGTGGTGATAGTTGGTGGCTGGTCCTTCTCGGTTTACGTCATCCAGCTTGTGTTCAGGAACCTGCAGCTGATTCTGAAAGAGCACTGGCACGTGGCTTTTG GCTATGCTGCAGTGGTTGGTTTTATCAGTTTTGCTGTGTGCTATCGTCATGGCCCTcttgtggaggagaggagtatcAATATCCTGTCCTGGACGCTGCAGTTTTTTGGCCTGCTGCTGATCTATGCTGGTATCCAGGTTCAGCAAGTGGCGTTGGCCACCATCATTGCTACATTCTGCTCTAAGAACCTGGAGTACCCTGTTTCATTGCTCCTTCTTGCATGGCA TAAGGTCAAGCCAACTCTACGCTGGAAGCCAGAGCCTCGTCGACTGCTGACTGAAGAAGAGTTCCagaaacagggggaggaggagacgcAACATGCCCTGGAGGAGCTGAGAAAGTACTGCAGCAGTCCAGACTTCAGCACCTGGAAGACAGTCTCTCGACTTCAGTCCCCAAAAAG GTTTGCAGATTTTGTGGAGGGCTCACCTCACCTGATATCAAATGAGGTTTCTGTGCATGCACAGGAATATGGATCCTTCTTTGAGGATGATTTCTTTGACACGGATGAGGACAATGATGAGGAGAATATGGTGAACGGTTTGAAAAGAGGAGACCTTGGGTGGAATGACAGAGACTTGTGA
- the LOC135504173 gene encoding ORM1-like protein 2, translated as MNVGVAHSEVNPNTRVMNSRGIWLAYLLLVTVLHVVLLSIPVLTVPLVWTLTNVIHNLVMYLFLHTVKGTPFETPDQGKARLLTHWEQMDYGIQFTSSRKFLTISPIVLYILASFYTKYDATHFLVNTGSLLSVLLPKLPLFHGVRIFGINRY; from the exons ATGAATGTGGGCGTGGCTCACAGTGAGGTAAACCCCAACACGAGGGTGATGAACAGCAGAGGGATCTGGCTGGCCTACCTGTTGTTGGTCACCGTGCTGCACGTCGTCCTGTTGAGCATCCCTGTCCTCACGGTGCCTCTTGTCTGGACCCTCACAAATGTCATCCATAATCTG GTGATGTACTTGTTTCTGCACACGGTAAAGGGCACTCCTTTTGAGACACCGGACCAGGGCAAAGCTCGCCTACTCACACACTGGGAACAGATGGACTACGGCATTCAGTTTACATCCTCACGCAAATTCCTCACCATCTCACCCATTGTGCT GTATATTCTTGCCAGTTTCTACACCAAGTACGATGCCACACATTTCCTGGTCAATACAGGCTCTCTCCTCAGCGTCCTCCTTCCAAAGCTGCCCCTGTTCCATGGAGTACGAATATTTGGGATCAATAGGTATTGA